In Nitrososphaerota archaeon, the sequence TTTCTTAAAGAAGTGGATGGAGGCGCTGCCTAAAGAGGTGCTCTACGAAGCCAAGCCTTTTCATCTGGAGAAGGGTTAGGTTTCCTTGGCTGGGGTAATTAACTACATTGGGCAGAATGTTAAGTTAGGTAAGAATGTGCGCATATGGCACTTCGTCTATATAGGCGATAATACTGAGATAGGTGATAATGTTAAGATAGGTTCGCTTACGCACATAGACTACAATGTTAAAATTGGTTCTAACACGAAGATCGAGGGTTTGGTCTATATACCCCCTCTTTCAATAATAGGTGAAGGTGTCTTCATAGGGCCTAGGGTTACCCTAACGAACGACCCCTACCCTATGAGTGAGAGGCTAGTGGGTGTTGTGGTCGAAGATAATGCTGTGCTGTGTGCTGGAGCTGTAATAAAGGCTGGTGTGAAGGTAGGTAGGAATAGCGTGGTAGGCATGGGGGCTGTGGTAACTAGAGATGTGCCTCCTGATACAGTAGTATACGGTGTTCCTGCAAAGCCTGTCTATAGTAGAAAGGTGTATGAAGAGAAGAGGCTCAGATGGGTTAAGGGTTTA encodes:
- a CDS encoding N-acetyltransferase, whose amino-acid sequence is MNYIGQNVKLGKNVRIWHFVYIGDNTEIGDNVKIGSLTHIDYNVKIGSNTKIEGLVYIPPLSIIGEGVFIGPRVTLTNDPYPMSERLVGVVVEDNAVLCAGAVIKAGVKVGRNSVVGMGAVVTRDVPPDTVVYGVPAKPVYSRKVYEEKRLRWVKGLAVDAP